The Branchiostoma lanceolatum isolate klBraLanc5 chromosome 12, klBraLanc5.hap2, whole genome shotgun sequence DNA segment TCGATATATTGTTAATCTTATCGTTTCCAACAATGTAATTTCTAATGGCTATTCTTGTATTATTGGACATTCATGAGGTCTATACGCATGTGCTTATCAATAAACAGGTTTCCTCACATGCTGAAATCCTTGCAATTGGTTTACACAGAAGCTACAATTTCAAGCAGGATGTACAGCACAACATTCTATATACAACAGACTTATTTTGTATACATTCTAAATACCTTCAAAAACCATCCAATTCTTTTTAGGTTAAAAGAAAACACGGCAATAACAGCATTAGTTCAAGTTGTATTTGTCGATATCGTGACTGAATCTGTTcctgttaaaaaaacaaatgaaatatgCATGTTAAGATGAAGAATATCAATTAAACGACATCatgataatatacatgtagtccctAATCAATCAAAAATATTTCTATTATGAAACTCTCATAAAAAGTAACAATAGTTTCAGGTAAAAGTGACACTTTGTACAGTTACTGCATCTTCATAGATATAGATAATATTGTTCATGTTGCATCATCAGTGATTTCACGAAACTTCTAATTCTTTCACTTACCTCTTCAGAGCTAAGTTCACTGTCTTCTTATTAACAGTCTATCTCTGTAGGGGTAAAAGGAATCGTTTTCTGATACTATATGTTTAATTTACACTCAAGTGGTAGATAAATGCACACGGAACAAGGCGTTACAAGAAGGCATGctattgtattttctttgatttgCTTGATATTTGTACTTTCCCGTAGGTATAACTGGGAAAGAATTAAAGAAGATCAATGCAGACGAACATCAAATACCTGGATATTTCTCCCGTAATCCATCCGCAACGTTTTGCAGGTTTGCCTTTGACAGAGCCTCCATCAGAGCTTTGATTGTTGCGGCGATCCCTGTCTTCTTCCTCCATTCCCACAGCATGTCCAAACACCTGGACTTGTCGTCGTTATTTCTACCGGCAATGTTGGTGATGTCAGGTCCCTCATATCCAAGAAAAATGGCCAGGTCTTTCCAGTCAGTGGCCACGTGTTCTTTGATGAATTGAAAGTACACACCTACGCCTGACACACATAAAGGTTATTTGTTTCATGGATGAAACATGCCCGATGAGtcaatacaaaatgaaatcatttaaaggcaaagaaattttaaaaattcttAGCGCCTACCTGTTGAGATGACATCTTCATCAGGACGCTTTGAGACATCCTATGACAGAAGAACATATTCATTACAATTCATTAAGGTTTATTTCATTATGATCTTAAATCTGAGGGGATGACCAAGAATATACTTACGGACACTTTTGTTGATACATTTTCTTTTGtggtaactgaagaagagataTAGATATAATGTTTGGCGGTAATATCATTAACTGTTAGCCTTTAGATGTGGCGACAAAGAGGTGACATTGTACCTTTTGTGGAATCTTGTGTGGCACGTAGATTGGGAGCTCACAAAGATATTGCGACTCTGGAGGTTCCTCTGGACATGGCTGCTGATTCTTTCTCACAGACCTCTTCACCTTGAGAGCTCTCGACTCGACAATTTCTACTCGCGGTACGGCGTAGAACCACACGCTGCCAATGCCCTCTGGACCCTTCTCATCTTTGGAAGCCATAGCAACAACGTGCATGTGAACTCGATTGTCTTTCGTACTGTGAAAGGTCATGTGTTGTTTCATTCTGCTCCCTGGACCGAGTGACACGTTTCCTTGCAAAACAACTTCTACCTTTTGCCCCTCGAATAGGTTGACGGAGCCAGTGGGCAAAGAACCCTTGTAGCCTTCGCGCTTTCTTGACTGAAATGTCTTTTTTACACGTCTTGCTGGGGCACATTCGATGACAACTTCGTTTGGGTTGTCCTCCCTCTGCAGTAGCATGAACTGCACGGAACAACTCTGAAGCCATCGGCAAAGGTGTAACGGAATTGGCCCAAGGTCTTCTTGGTCATCGTAGATTCTCTCGACAACAATGGAGATCCACCTAGATAAGAAATGTACATAAACATAACTTTAACGGGAAAAATATAAACACATTTTGAGTATTACAGGTCACCCAGCACCTTTGCCTCCTGTAAttgttttcaccccagcttcaAATCTGCTTGGCCCCCAACCCGTCTGCATTGCCCCCAATGGCCAAGGTTAACCGGCAATGCTCATAGTCGATACGAACATTTTGTAGAAGGTAACACTAACAGCTATGCCACGAAATCTAACGTAGCTGGATGAGAgtacagttaacaacaaaatcatcaaTTTAATCATATCTGGCAATAGcttgacaaaaatgttgttgtttactgtaaTTGCTGTTGATCACCTGGTAAAATGAGTGACTTCAAATTCCACTGCCTCCTGTGTAACCCGGATGTTAGTGCTATCTGTCGTGTCTATCCAGTCATCTGTCCCCTCCTCACATGACATCACTCTCAGCTTAGCGGGACCCTCATGTAGAACGTCCATGTAGTGTTGAGGATGTGGGACTCGCACTGTGACTggtttgttgaacttgaggatGGAATCCGCCACAGCCTCCACTTCAACTATCGGACTGGTGCTGACAAGACCACGGGAAGCCTGGTCTCTCGCTTTGACGTCCTCAACTTCACTTTTTGAGATTTCTTGTACCTACATTTGTTTTCAGATGTAACATATGAGTTTCAGCTGCTATAAGTTAGGGAATATTTCAGACTTTCACGCCAAGCTGGTCCATATTCTACAGTGTATTACTGTACATATTTGTCATTGTGTTGTATACAATTGTAGAATAAGATGACATTATGCCAATAAGATATCCACTTCACGCTAGAAAATGACCACCAACTTTGACATGCAAGCTATAAGATTAGAAATGCAGTAACGTTAACAAACGTTAACCGGAATTGTTATCTTGATTATTGCGTCACTGATTTGCCAAACTGATAGGCATTGGATGATTTTGGCTTCCTAACTAGGTGTTactaatttgtacatgtaaatatatcatTAATCTGATTCCCTGACCTGTACTTTGACTTCTACTGGTGTTGCCACTGCCTTTTCCGGGAAGGTTATCTGAACACCAGGTTgtgttgatgacgtcagcgaTGCACCTTCCGTCGATACAGAAAACTGGTCCTGCTTAGGTTGACTGATGACAGCGAAAGTAGAGAAATGGTCCACTGAAACGGCAAGGTCGCCATCGCCCTGGTatataaaaagaaattaaatcatttattcattaattcattcattaggccacagcaagtaaattttatggatgacatcctccgcagactccaaaattaatgagatagggcgaaaaaaaacaagg contains these protein-coding regions:
- the LOC136445697 gene encoding p53-induced death domain-containing protein 1-like; translated protein: METEISCKVIDPNDVSLPLKDGEMLVSDIIELGPHKTAFDKPVTVQMQYSRSPAGGDVEPVMWVTDDMSQWTELETTTKGDGDLAVSVDHFSTFAVISQPKQDQFSVSTEGASLTSSTQPGVQITFPEKAVATPVEVKVQVQEISKSEVEDVKARDQASRGLVSTSPIVEVEAVADSILKFNKPVTVRVPHPQHYMDVLHEGPAKLRVMSCEEGTDDWIDTTDSTNIRVTQEAVEFEVTHFTRWISIVVERIYDDQEDLGPIPLHLCRWLQSCSVQFMLLQREDNPNEVVIECAPARRVKKTFQSRKREGYKGSLPTGSVNLFEGQKVEVVLQGNVSLGPGSRMKQHMTFHSTKDNRVHMHVVAMASKDEKGPEGIGSVWFYAVPRVEIVESRALKVKRSVRKNQQPCPEEPPESQYLCELPIYVPHKIPQKDVSKRPDEDVISTGVGVYFQFIKEHVATDWKDLAIFLGYEGPDITNIAGRNNDDKSRCLDMLWEWRKKTGIAATIKALMEALSKANLQNVADGLREKYPEIDC